The nucleotide sequence GATGGCTCTGGTCCGCTTTACGGAAACGTCCTGGACCGTCGTCGAAGAAGGGTTGCTCTACGACGCGCAGGAATTCCGCGACCGGCCCGCAGCCGGGGCCACCGGCGTCGACGAATTGGCCAGCTTCCAGTTCGGATTCCCCACGGGAATTCAGCTCAACGATGGAACGGTCCTGGTGACGCACTGGTGCGTGGAACAGGGTGTCTGTGGAATTCGCTGGACCAGGATCAAATTTTCCTGGTAACGACAGCAATGGGTGATTAAGGCAAGTCAGTCGGAGCAATCTCGCATGCGGTTATTAGATTGGATCGTCCTCGCCGGGTACGCTCTCCTTATGCTCGCGGTGGGAGCCTACTACTCGCGCCAAAACAAATCGGCTGACGACTACCTGCTGGGGGGACGACGCATGTCTCCCATTGCGCTGGGGCTGTCACTCTTCGCCACTCTGGTCAGCACGCTGTCGTATCTCGGGACGCCGGGCGAAATGGTCGCTAACGGCCCGATGATGCTCACCCAGCTTGCCAGTCATCCGCTGATCTTCGTCATTGTCGGTTTTGGCTTGATTCCGCTCCTCATGAAACAGCCTGTCACCAGCGCCTACGAACTGCTGGAGAAGCGATTAGGAACAAGTATTCGACTCGCGGGCGCCTCGGTGTTTCTCCTGCTGCGACTCGGCTGGATGGCCACGATTCTGTATGCCACAACCGAAGTCGTCATCGTTCCGCTACTCAAGCTGGACCATAACTGGACCCCCTGGTTGTGTGTTGTGCTGGGAGTCATCACTGCGATCTACTCATCGTCGGGCGGCATCAAAGCGGTCGTCATGACGGACGCCATTCAGTCGGTCACCATGCTGGCAGGAGCCGTCCTCACAGTCGCTGTGATCACGGCCGATATGGGAGGTGTTGCAGAGTGGTGGCCGAAAGCCTGGCCAGACAACTGGCAGCCGATGAGCTGGGGATTCGACCCCAGCAAACGTGTCTCGTTTGGCATGCTCGTTCTGTCCACCACCTTGTGGTACGTCTGCACCAATGGTTCCGACCAGATGTCTATCCAGCGATTTTTGTCGACCCGTGACGCGGCCGCGGCCAGACGAACCATGGCAATCGCACAACTGACCGACATCACCGTCAGCCTGCTCCTGGGACTCACCGGCGTGGCACTACTGGGCTATTACCGGGCACATGCCTCCGACATCCCTTCCGGAATGACCATCGCCGCGAACGGCGACAAGCTGTTCCCGCATTTCATCATGACAAAAATGCCGGCGGGCCTGTCGGGTATCGTCCTCGCCGCGATTCTCTCGGCCGCTCTCTCCAGCCTGTCGTCTGGTGTCAACTCGGCCTGTGCCGTGCTCGAACGGGACTTCGTCTCGCGTGGCCGGGGAGCCGATACCTCCGGTGAGGCCGCCGTCCGCCGCCTGAAGTGGCTCACCTGGATTATCGCGACCATTGCCGTGTTATTAAGCCTGCTGAACACGCTGATTGCCGGTAATCTGGTCGAGCGCTCTTATAAAATCGTGAACCTGCTGACCGCACCACTCTTCGTGCTGTTCTTCCTCGCACTGTTTGTGCGATGGTCCAACGCCCCCGGCGCCTGGCTCGGTCTGATCGCGAGCACCGCCACCGCAATTGTCATCGCGTTCGCTGAGGATCTGGGGATCAATTTCGGGACGAAGAGCATTGTCTGGATCGTCCCCAGTTCGCTTGTCGTGGGGATTGTCGTCGGAACGCTCGCCAGCGCCGTGTTCCACCCCTTCATGCGAAAGCCGACAGAATCCTGAGCCCCTTTGCGAGAATCCTCTGCCGATGATGAATTCGACCTGGAAGAACATTTCGCTTTCGCGGCTGATGTTGGGTACGGTTCAGTTCGGGCTCCCGTACGGAGTCGCCAATCGAACCGGGCAGCCGGATTATCGTGACGTCCTCAAGATCCTCACGGCGGCGATCGAAGGGGGTGTCAATTGCTTCGACACCGCCGCCGCGTACGGGAACAGTGAAGAGATCCTCGGTCGCGCACTCCGCGAATTAAAGGTGACTGACCGGGTGACCGTGGTGACGAAGTTTAAGCCGCTTACCCCCGAAGAGCTGGCTGACCCCGCCCTCGCCAGAGCCGCCCTGGAAGCCTCGGTCGAGAGTTCTCGCCAACGACTGCAGCTCGACTGTCTGCCAATCGTCCTGTTTCATCGCGAGACAGACGCCGTTCATCGCCCAGCTCTGGAATCACTGCAGGAATCGGGCAAACTGCGTTATGTCGGGGTCTCGTGTGCTCACTTCCCCGGTCCGCCTCACAGCTATGTCGAATCAGGCCTGATGTCAGCCCTGCAGCTTCCGGCCAATCTGCTTGACCGGCGACACGAGAGTAGCGGCATCTTCCGCGATGCCGCCGCTCGCGAAGTCGCCGTCTTCATTCGCAGCGCGTTTCTCCAGGGGCTGCTGGTCATGCCGGAACGAGATATCCCCGCAGAACTCCAGGCGGTCATCCCCGCACGACGACGACTCGAACAATTGTCGCGTGGCGCGGGAATCGATCTGGCCGAACTGGCGCTGCGATACCTCCTGAGCCAAGACGCGGTCACCAGCGTCCTGGTCGGAGTTGAGACCGTCGAGCAGGTCGAGGAGAACCTGGCTCGGTTCGAAAGAGGTCCACTGCCTCCAGACCTGTTCAATGCAATTCAATCCGAGTCCTTTGACCTGCCGGAACTGATCGTGACCCCGGGAATGTGGTCACCCCGCTAAGGACAGGCGCAGCAATAATTGTCGGAAGCGGCCAGAGAATGAGCGAAGTTGTGACTTTGCTGATCCTAAGAGCACCAGTATTGCTCAGAAGAGCCAAGGGTGGCATCCGCGCTTGGGAAGCGGCACGACACTGAGACCAAAGAGCACAGGCACGACTGAGCCGCTAAGACGCCGGTACACCACGACCAAATCCGCTCTCCACCGAACCTGCGTCGGTAGGGAGCAACGACTGAGCCGCTAAGACGCCGGTACACCACGAACAAACCCGCTCTCCACCGACCCTGCGTCGGTAGGGAGCAACGATTGAGCCGCTAAGACGCCAAGTACACCACGACCAAACCCGCTCTCCACCGACCCTGCGTCGGTAGGGAGCAACGACTGAGCCGCTAAAAAAGTCGGTATACCGTGACCGCCAGCGACCTCTCCGACGTGACCGGTCTCTCCGTCACCCCACCAGCACGTCATACACTGACGAAACGCCTATTCTTCCTTGGCGACGTCGAGAACCGACAGGAAGGCCTTCTGCGGAATTTCGACCTGGCCGAACTGTTTCATCCGCTTCTTGCCCTCTTTCTGCTTCTCGAGCAGCTTCCGCTTACGGGAGATATCCCCACCGTAGCACTTACTGGTCACATCCTTACGGACAGCCGAGATCGTTTCACGAGCGATAATGCGGGCACTCAGTGCGGCCTGAATCGGAATTTCAAACTGATGGCGTGAGATCTCTTCCTTCAGCTTTTTGCACAGAGCACGACCGCGTCGTTCCGCCTGGGTGCGGTGGACGATACAGGCCAGCGCATCGACCTTCTCGCCCTTCACGAGGATGTCCATCTTCACCAGATCGGCAGATCGGTAGCCGATGACTTCATAGTTCATCGTGCCGTAACCGGCCGTGATGCTTTTCAGCTTGTCGTACATGTCGAACACGATTTCCGCCAAAGGCAGTTCATAGATGAGCTGCGCACGCTGCGGGCCAAGGAATTCGGTCGTGATGTACACACCACGTCGATCGGCACAGAGCTGCATGATCGGGCCGATTCGATCCGACGGCAGAATGAAGACCACCTTCGCAATCGGCTCACCAAATTCTTCGATCTGCCCTGAATCGGGAACCTGCTGCGGGTTATCGACCATCACGACTTC is from Schlesneria sp. DSM 10557 and encodes:
- a CDS encoding sodium/solute symporter (Members of the Solute:Sodium Symporter (SSS), TC 2.A.21 as described in tcdb.org, catalyze solute:Na+ symport. Known solutes for members of the family include sugars, amino acids, nucleosides, inositols, vitamins, urea or anions, depending on the system.), translated to MRLLDWIVLAGYALLMLAVGAYYSRQNKSADDYLLGGRRMSPIALGLSLFATLVSTLSYLGTPGEMVANGPMMLTQLASHPLIFVIVGFGLIPLLMKQPVTSAYELLEKRLGTSIRLAGASVFLLLRLGWMATILYATTEVVIVPLLKLDHNWTPWLCVVLGVITAIYSSSGGIKAVVMTDAIQSVTMLAGAVLTVAVITADMGGVAEWWPKAWPDNWQPMSWGFDPSKRVSFGMLVLSTTLWYVCTNGSDQMSIQRFLSTRDAAAARRTMAIAQLTDITVSLLLGLTGVALLGYYRAHASDIPSGMTIAANGDKLFPHFIMTKMPAGLSGIVLAAILSAALSSLSSGVNSACAVLERDFVSRGRGADTSGEAAVRRLKWLTWIIATIAVLLSLLNTLIAGNLVERSYKIVNLLTAPLFVLFFLALFVRWSNAPGAWLGLIASTATAIVIAFAEDLGINFGTKSIVWIVPSSLVVGIVVGTLASAVFHPFMRKPTES
- a CDS encoding aldo/keto reductase, producing MMNSTWKNISLSRLMLGTVQFGLPYGVANRTGQPDYRDVLKILTAAIEGGVNCFDTAAAYGNSEEILGRALRELKVTDRVTVVTKFKPLTPEELADPALARAALEASVESSRQRLQLDCLPIVLFHRETDAVHRPALESLQESGKLRYVGVSCAHFPGPPHSYVESGLMSALQLPANLLDRRHESSGIFRDAAAREVAVFIRSAFLQGLLVMPERDIPAELQAVIPARRRLEQLSRGAGIDLAELALRYLLSQDAVTSVLVGVETVEQVEENLARFERGPLPPDLFNAIQSESFDLPELIVTPGMWSPR